The Aquicella siphonis DNA segment TAATGGCCCGGGAGGTGTTGAGGACAAAACCAGAAAAATGGCAAACGCAGCGTGCGCAAACGATTTGAGATTATGATAAGTTGAAGGAGTGATATTCACATTTTCAGTGCGGCCATTATATTTTAACAGCAAAGCTCCACCCAGGTTGAGAATGACGGGCCGTCCATCTGGTGTGCCAAAAGAATTCATGATCTGTATCACTCTTTTTTCATATTGCACATGAAAATCACAATTGACGAGGGCAAGCGGACCATTCTTCGGTTGAAAATAAGGAAATTCAGGGCAGGCACCCGATGCGTGAACGGCAAGAGTGAAAAACACGCTGCCAATAAATAAAAAAGATGGTTTTAGGTATTTCATTGTTTTGCGCCCGCGGCTTGATTCCGACACGTAAACACTAATCTAACAGATCACGGATGTCGATATCAAAATGGAGTGAGAAGATTAATCCGGGTCGCGTCATGCCCACCTCTTGCAAGACGTCACGCTTGTCACTACACTTCACAAGCATAATTGTCTTATCTATATGGAATTTATTATGATGTCTGGCAAAGGGACGCTGCGTTTTTTTCTTGTTTTCGCAAGTACGCTGGTTATTTTTTCCAATGTCTTGGCGCTCAACCAATCCGGTTTGAATGTTTCATCAACACCTCCGTTTTCTGACGGAGAATTGAATACCATCAAGCAGTATCTGTTTAACAACATCACGACAGAAGATCATGTGGTTCTCAAGGAGAATGGCGGAGGAGTGATACGCTCCATACCCGGCGCTGTGCTGGCCTCGCCAGCAAATAAAGGCTCCGCTTTTATACAGGATTATCAGTTTCACTGGGTGAGAGATGCGGCTATCACCATGCAGGAAGTTATTTATCTTTATTCAAAGGCGACGCTGGCGGAAAAAAAACGCTTGCGGCCATATTTGATCAATTACATCAATTTTGAAAACAAGGCGCAAAAGCAGACATCCCGCCCTGGCGAACAGACGCTGGGACAGCCGAAATATAATATTGATGGAACGGTTTGGGAGGGTGAATGGGGCCGTCCGCAAAATGACGGTGCGGCGTTGCGTGCTATCGCATTGTGTGCCATCGCGGAAGAGTTTCTTCGGGAAGGAGAAGAAAAATATGTGCGCGAAATGTTGATTGACATGATTACACTGGACCTGGATTACATAGTCCGGGAGTGGCGAAACAGTAGTTTTGATTTATGGGAAGAAGTGAACGATCAAGACCATTTCTATACGAAAATGGTGCAGCGCAAGGGGTTGATAAATGGCGCTGCGTTGCTGGAACAATTGGGTGATGCCGGACGCGCAAACGGTTATCTCTATACAGCGAATCAGATTACTGAATCACTGGACAGACACTGGAAATCCGGCAGGGGATATTTTACGGAAACAGTTAATCAGCAATATTACAAGGGCGGCGGCATCAATAGTTCCATTATCCTGGGTGTGCTGCATGGCGATATCGGCCAACCTGATGACCGGTTCGGTGTGGCCAGCGAGCGGGTCATGAGTTCTGTCTATTATCTTCGCAATTCTTTTTCCGGTTTGTATCGGATCAATATTGATCATGCTGCCAGTCCACCCATGCTGGGCCGATATCCCAATGATGTTTATGACGGTGACCAGAATGATTATGGCAATCCGTGGGTTCTTGCGACCAATGCGCTGGCTCAATATTATTACGCGCTGGCCAATGTATTTTTAAAGCAGGGTAAAATCACGGTGACATCCGGAAATTTGCTGTTCTTTCAGCAAATCGATTCCCGATTGGCTGACCGGGAAGCGGTCATCACTCAGACGG contains these protein-coding regions:
- a CDS encoding glycoside hydrolase family 15 protein, whose protein sequence is MMSGKGTLRFFLVFASTLVIFSNVLALNQSGLNVSSTPPFSDGELNTIKQYLFNNITTEDHVVLKENGGGVIRSIPGAVLASPANKGSAFIQDYQFHWVRDAAITMQEVIYLYSKATLAEKKRLRPYLINYINFENKAQKQTSRPGEQTLGQPKYNIDGTVWEGEWGRPQNDGAALRAIALCAIAEEFLREGEEKYVREMLIDMITLDLDYIVREWRNSSFDLWEEVNDQDHFYTKMVQRKGLINGAALLEQLGDAGRANGYLYTANQITESLDRHWKSGRGYFTETVNQQYYKGGGINSSIILGVLHGDIGQPDDRFGVASERVMSSVYYLRNSFSGLYRINIDHAASPPMLGRYPNDVYDGDQNDYGNPWVLATNALAQYYYALANVFLKQGKITVTSGNLLFFQQIDSRLADREAVITQTGDPGRFYSFINALILEGDKTLSRVRQYAVCYTDFSCLHFAEQLDRATGKQTSARDLTWNYASLLAAMQTRLQWRMND